One Desulfovibrio fairfieldensis genomic window carries:
- a CDS encoding restriction endonuclease subunit S, whose amino-acid sequence MSKVKMMSAKDKKKGALVPRLRFPEFIGDREWDCAQMGDIYAFKKNNSFSRDMLNYNAGDVKNIHYGDIHKKFSSHFYAENENIPFVNCNINLGSISEDCLCTAGDIIFADASEDIKDIGKCIEIISNNKERILSGLHTIFTRQFSSTVVIGFGGYLFQSPRVRAQIQKEAQGTKILGISSGRLATISISFPFAKGEQQKIADCLSSLDERIAAETNKLDALKAHKKGLLKQLFPAEGETLPQLRFPEFQDAGEWNKTRLNNCVSIHAGLNVEQVNYPTDYKVTRIETISTQKIDNYKVGYIHPFQGMTAYKLNVGDILFSNINSIEHIGKSVFIDKDYGIYHGMNLLRLVATSQPRIAKFLFYYINTSSVRESFRRRANKAVNQASINQTELGKTVIYIPIYKKEQQRIANCLSSLDELIAAQTQKINLLKDHKKGLMQQLFPVLNEAQV is encoded by the coding sequence ATGAGTAAGGTGAAAATGATGAGTGCAAAAGACAAAAAGAAAGGCGCTCTGGTACCGCGTTTGCGCTTTCCTGAATTTATTGGGGATAGGGAGTGGGACTGTGCACAGATGGGTGATATATACGCCTTTAAAAAGAACAATTCTTTTTCTAGGGATATGTTGAATTATAATGCTGGTGATGTAAAAAATATTCACTACGGGGATATTCACAAAAAATTTTCTTCACATTTTTATGCAGAAAATGAAAATATTCCCTTTGTAAATTGTAATATAAATTTAGGAAGCATATCAGAAGATTGTCTTTGTACAGCTGGTGATATTATTTTTGCAGATGCCTCTGAGGACATAAAAGATATTGGAAAATGCATTGAGATTATCTCCAATAATAAAGAACGTATCTTATCCGGTTTACACACGATTTTTACACGTCAGTTTAGTAGCACAGTGGTAATTGGATTTGGCGGGTATTTGTTTCAAAGCCCCAGAGTGAGGGCGCAAATCCAAAAAGAGGCTCAGGGTACAAAAATTTTAGGAATATCTTCTGGAAGGTTAGCAACGATCTCAATTAGTTTTCCTTTTGCTAAGGGAGAACAGCAAAAAATTGCCGACTGCCTTTCCTCCCTTGATGAACGCATTGCCGCCGAAACCAATAAGCTCGACGCCCTCAAGGCTCATAAAAAAGGGCTGCTCAAGCAGCTTTTTCCGGCGGAGGGCGAAACGCTGCCGCAGTTGCGCTTTCCTGAGTTTCAGGATGCGGGGGAGTGGAATAAAACAAGATTGAACAACTGTGTCTCAATTCATGCTGGACTAAATGTAGAGCAAGTGAATTACCCAACAGACTATAAAGTTACGAGAATAGAAACCATTTCTACACAAAAAATAGACAATTATAAAGTAGGTTATATTCATCCGTTCCAAGGGATGACAGCCTACAAACTTAATGTCGGAGATATTTTATTTAGTAATATTAATAGTATAGAGCATATTGGAAAAAGTGTCTTTATTGATAAGGATTATGGCATATATCATGGAATGAATCTTCTGCGCTTAGTCGCAACAAGTCAACCTAGAATTGCAAAATTTTTATTTTACTACATAAATACATCTAGTGTCCGTGAGTCTTTTAGAAGACGAGCAAATAAAGCTGTAAACCAAGCAAGCATCAACCAGACTGAACTTGGTAAAACTGTTATTTATATCCCTATATATAAAAAAGAGCAACAACGCATCGCCAACTGCCTGTCCTCTCTTGACGAACTCATCGCCGCCCAAACACAAAAGATTAACCTACTCAAAGATCACAAGAAAGGACTTATGCAACAGCTTTTCCCAGTCCTTAACGAGGCCCAGGTATGA
- a CDS encoding AAA family ATPase has protein sequence MSNTPKIWEYPTLSKLVTRLRDDLNNANYVLLFAYNGTGKTRLSMEFKNAGKRDVSSDTLYFNAYTEDLFSWDNDLQSDAERYLRLNTVSKFFSGFKELALEEKIFSYLERYADFDFKIDYEQWSISFSRGEEENIKISRGEENIFIWCIFLAICTLVIEGHESYAWVKYIYIDDPISSLDDNNAIAVATDLINTLKKPENTTKCIISSHHGLFFNVLWNEFKRSRTNYNTYFFYRSAQGEKYSLQRTDEAPFFHHVAMLSELQQAMESNQIYTHHFNALRSIMEKTAVFFGYKDFSSCIHGVDDEVLYTRALNLLSHGQYSIYTPREMVDDTKELFKSIFTAFLSRYRFEIPQLTKQIANTPTPKEQP, from the coding sequence ATGAGTAATACCCCGAAAATTTGGGAATACCCCACCTTGAGCAAGCTGGTGACACGCCTTCGGGATGACCTGAATAACGCAAATTATGTATTGCTGTTCGCCTATAACGGCACAGGCAAAACCCGCCTTTCCATGGAATTCAAGAATGCCGGAAAAAGAGACGTTTCCAGCGATACACTCTATTTCAACGCCTACACCGAAGACCTCTTTTCCTGGGACAATGATCTTCAAAGCGATGCGGAGCGTTATTTACGCCTCAACACAGTCTCCAAGTTTTTTTCCGGCTTCAAAGAGCTGGCGTTGGAAGAAAAAATTTTTTCGTACCTCGAACGCTATGCGGATTTTGACTTCAAGATTGACTATGAACAGTGGTCGATTTCGTTCTCGCGTGGGGAAGAAGAAAACATCAAGATTTCTCGTGGCGAAGAGAATATTTTTATCTGGTGTATTTTCCTTGCCATTTGCACCCTTGTCATTGAAGGACACGAGTCCTATGCATGGGTGAAATATATCTATATTGATGACCCCATATCATCTCTGGATGATAATAACGCCATTGCTGTAGCTACAGACCTCATCAATACACTAAAAAAACCAGAAAATACAACAAAGTGTATCATTTCCTCCCATCATGGATTGTTTTTCAATGTGCTGTGGAACGAATTCAAACGCTCACGTACAAACTATAACACTTATTTCTTTTACCGCTCGGCACAAGGCGAAAAGTACTCCTTGCAAAGAACGGACGAAGCGCCCTTCTTTCATCATGTGGCCATGCTCAGCGAGTTGCAACAGGCTATGGAAAGCAATCAAATCTACACGCATCATTTCAATGCCTTGCGCAGCATTATGGAAAAAACAGCCGTTTTCTTTGGCTACAAAGATTTTTCATCGTGCATTCATGGCGTTGATGACGAAGTGCTGTATACACGCGCCCTCAATCTCTTAAGCCACGGCCAATACTCCATCTATACCCCGCGAGAGATGGTGGACGACACCAAAGAGCTTTTTAAAAGTATTTTCACGGCTTTTCTGAGCCGCTACCGATTTGAAATTCCCCAACTCACCAAACAAATTGCCAACACCCCCACCCCCAAGGAACAGCCATGA
- a CDS encoding type I restriction-modification system subunit M, whose amino-acid sequence MTEQNQKQLGAVLWSIADTLRGAMDADDFRDYMLAFLFLRYLSDNYEVAAKKELGNEYPDAGTQPGVTPLRIWYAANQADVPEFEKLMRRRVHYVIKPEYLWDSIAEMARTQDGELLNTLQYGFKYIENESFDSTFQGLFSEINLTSEKLGKRNPERNEKLCDIIKKIAEGLSSFSSEGDTLGDAYEYLIDKFAAGSGKKAGEFYTPHEISSILSGIVTLDSQDPSTGPKKHLASVLDFACGSGSLLLNVRGRMGAQGIGKIYGQEKNVTTYNLARMNMLLHGVKDSEFEIFHGDTLTNDWDMLRETNPAKKPYFDAVVANPPFSYRWNPSEALGEDVRFKNYGLAPKSAADFAFLLHGFHYLKREGTMAIILPHGVLFRGGAEERIRRKLLEDGNIDTIIGLPANLFYSTGIPVCVLVLKKCKKSDDVLFINASEHFEKGKRQNRLSTEHIKKIVDTYQFRTEEERYSKCVSMEEISENGYNLNISRYVSTATPEKEIDLADVHKKMMAVDAQIKAATEKHNAFLKELGLPLLP is encoded by the coding sequence ATGACCGAACAAAACCAAAAACAACTGGGCGCTGTCCTTTGGAGCATTGCCGATACCTTGCGCGGAGCCATGGATGCGGACGACTTCCGTGACTATATGCTTGCCTTTCTCTTTTTGCGCTACCTGTCCGACAATTATGAAGTCGCGGCCAAAAAGGAATTGGGAAACGAGTACCCCGATGCCGGCACACAGCCCGGCGTAACGCCCTTGCGCATCTGGTATGCCGCCAATCAGGCCGACGTGCCGGAGTTTGAAAAGCTCATGCGCCGTCGCGTACATTACGTCATCAAGCCGGAGTATCTCTGGGACAGTATTGCCGAGATGGCGCGCACGCAGGATGGGGAATTGCTGAACACCCTTCAGTACGGCTTCAAATATATTGAAAATGAATCCTTCGACAGCACCTTTCAGGGGCTGTTTTCAGAAATCAATCTCACTTCCGAGAAGCTTGGCAAGCGCAACCCCGAGCGCAATGAGAAACTTTGTGATATTATAAAGAAAATTGCCGAAGGCTTGTCCAGCTTCTCCAGTGAGGGCGATACGCTGGGCGATGCCTATGAATATCTGATCGACAAATTCGCGGCAGGCTCCGGCAAAAAAGCCGGCGAATTCTATACACCACACGAAATATCCAGCATTTTATCAGGGATAGTGACGCTGGACAGCCAGGATCCCAGCACCGGCCCCAAAAAACATCTTGCCAGCGTGCTTGATTTCGCCTGCGGCTCCGGTTCGCTTTTGCTCAATGTACGGGGGCGCATGGGAGCGCAAGGCATAGGCAAAATCTACGGTCAGGAAAAGAACGTCACCACCTACAACCTGGCGCGCATGAACATGTTGCTGCATGGCGTGAAAGACTCGGAATTTGAGATATTCCACGGCGACACCCTGACCAACGACTGGGACATGCTGCGCGAAACCAATCCCGCGAAAAAGCCCTATTTCGATGCCGTGGTGGCCAATCCCCCTTTCAGCTACCGTTGGAATCCCAGTGAGGCGCTGGGCGAAGATGTGCGTTTCAAAAATTATGGACTGGCTCCGAAATCCGCCGCAGACTTCGCCTTTTTGCTGCACGGCTTCCACTACCTGAAGCGGGAAGGCACTATGGCCATTATCCTGCCGCATGGCGTGCTGTTCCGTGGCGGCGCGGAGGAACGCATCCGCCGCAAACTGCTTGAAGACGGCAACATAGACACCATTATCGGGCTGCCCGCCAACCTTTTTTACTCCACGGGCATTCCCGTGTGCGTCCTTGTGCTCAAAAAGTGTAAAAAGTCTGATGACGTGCTCTTCATCAATGCCTCTGAGCATTTTGAAAAGGGTAAACGGCAAAATAGACTCTCTACGGAACACATAAAAAAAATTGTAGATACCTATCAGTTCCGCACAGAAGAAGAACGATATTCTAAATGTGTCAGCATGGAAGAAATTTCCGAAAACGGCTACAATCTGAATATTTCCAGATACGTCAGCACAGCAACGCCGGAAAAGGAAATTGACCTTGCCGATGTTCATAAAAAAATGATGGCGGTGGATGCGCAAATCAAAGCCGCCACGGAAAAACACAATGCGTTTTTGAAAGAGCTGGGTCTGCCCCTTTTGCCATAG
- a CDS encoding restriction endonuclease, producing the protein MAQITNKRLGELVQTLFRILEKQPEGMKAKEALAALADSVTLTEYEAGSYESGRRFEKIVRFATVDTVRAGWLIKDDGIWTLTGEGAKALKLFKDPEVFHKMAAQLYRQWYKQHKGRQAENQCAASSESEDVEDESEKSVSVSYEEAREQAQETIDAFLHAMDPYDFQKLVAELLKAIGYHVTWIAPPGKDGGVDILAYTDPLGTQGPRIKVQVKQQCKAVTEPDLKSFMANIGQHDSGIFFCTGGFTKDAEAYARSQESKRIMLVDSAKLVQLWSDNIPRLSDQAWQRLPLTPIFFLTPEK; encoded by the coding sequence ATGGCCCAAATTACCAATAAGCGCCTTGGGGAGCTGGTACAGACCCTTTTTCGTATTCTGGAAAAGCAGCCGGAAGGCATGAAGGCTAAAGAGGCCCTGGCGGCGCTGGCTGATTCCGTCACGCTTACAGAGTATGAAGCGGGCAGCTATGAAAGCGGGCGCCGCTTTGAAAAGATCGTGCGCTTTGCCACCGTTGATACAGTACGCGCAGGTTGGCTCATCAAGGATGACGGGATATGGACCCTGACTGGAGAGGGAGCGAAGGCCCTGAAGCTCTTCAAGGACCCTGAAGTATTCCACAAGATGGCCGCCCAGCTGTATCGTCAATGGTATAAACAGCACAAGGGGCGGCAAGCCGAAAATCAATGCGCTGCTTCCTCCGAATCGGAAGATGTTGAGGATGAAAGCGAAAAAAGCGTCAGTGTTTCCTACGAGGAAGCCAGGGAACAGGCACAGGAGACAATCGACGCTTTTTTACATGCCATGGATCCCTATGATTTTCAGAAACTAGTAGCAGAGCTGCTCAAGGCCATCGGCTACCATGTGACGTGGATCGCGCCTCCGGGCAAAGACGGCGGCGTGGACATCCTGGCATACACAGATCCACTGGGTACTCAGGGACCGCGCATCAAGGTGCAGGTCAAGCAACAATGCAAAGCCGTAACCGAGCCGGATCTCAAATCATTCATGGCAAATATCGGCCAGCATGACAGCGGCATCTTTTTCTGCACAGGGGGGTTCACCAAGGATGCCGAGGCCTACGCCCGCAGTCAGGAAAGCAAGCGCATCATGCTTGTGGACAGTGCCAAACTTGTCCAGCTCTGGTCGGACAACATCCCGCGCTTGAGCGATCAGGCATGGCAGCGACTGCCCCTTACGCCCATCTTTTTTCTGACCCCGGAGAAATGA
- a CDS encoding hemolysin family protein — MLTLILAVGIAVLVSFSCSLTEAALYAVPWSSIERLRRMGRPVGELLYKMRTEVDKPIAAILTLNTVANTAGSTIAGAAFLAVFGAEHMALFALAFTVVILAFGEIVPKTLGVAYATPLASALARPLALTIKLLSPLLWLTSLLTRLMSPPSSAPQISEDDICAVTSLSRQAGRIQPYEENFIRNVLTLDQKRVHEIMTPRTVVFSLPEDITVEEAYKDPRIWHFSRIPVYGENNEDLVGLVERRTLGRCLKEDKEGTRLSEIMRPLHFVQESQTLDVLLRELLKARVHLFAVLDEYGGLAGVVSLEDVLEEILGSEIMDESDNVADLRALARDRRKALTRKAPQDKPAAPTAPTR; from the coding sequence ATGCTCACCCTTATCCTGGCCGTCGGCATAGCCGTTCTGGTCTCGTTTTCCTGTTCGCTCACCGAGGCGGCCCTGTACGCCGTGCCCTGGTCCTCCATTGAACGCTTGCGCCGCATGGGCCGCCCCGTGGGCGAACTGCTCTATAAAATGCGCACTGAGGTGGACAAGCCCATTGCCGCCATCCTGACCCTGAACACCGTGGCCAACACCGCCGGCTCCACCATTGCGGGCGCGGCTTTTCTGGCGGTCTTCGGCGCGGAGCACATGGCGCTCTTTGCCCTGGCCTTCACCGTCGTGATCCTGGCCTTCGGCGAAATCGTGCCCAAAACCCTGGGCGTGGCCTATGCCACGCCCCTAGCCAGCGCCCTGGCCCGCCCCCTGGCCCTGACCATCAAGCTGCTTTCGCCGCTGCTCTGGCTCACAAGCCTGCTCACCCGCCTGATGTCGCCGCCCTCCAGCGCGCCGCAGATTTCCGAGGACGACATCTGCGCCGTGACCAGCCTTTCGCGCCAGGCCGGGCGCATCCAGCCCTATGAGGAAAATTTCATCCGCAACGTGCTGACCCTGGATCAGAAACGCGTGCATGAGATCATGACCCCGCGTACCGTGGTCTTTTCCCTGCCCGAGGACATCACCGTGGAAGAGGCCTACAAGGACCCGCGCATCTGGCATTTCAGCCGCATTCCGGTCTACGGCGAGAACAACGAGGACCTGGTGGGCCTGGTGGAGCGCCGCACCCTGGGCCGCTGCCTCAAGGAGGACAAGGAAGGCACGCGCCTGTCCGAAATCATGCGGCCCTTGCATTTCGTGCAGGAAAGCCAGACCCTGGACGTGCTGCTGCGCGAACTGCTCAAGGCCAGGGTGCATCTGTTCGCCGTGCTGGACGAATACGGCGGCCTGGCCGGAGTTGTTTCGCTGGAGGACGTGCTGGAGGAAATTCTGGGCAGCGAGATCATGGACGAAAGCGACAATGTGGCGGATCTGCGCGCCCTGGCCCGCGACCGCCGCAAGGCCCTGACCCGCAAGGCTCCCCAGGACAAGCCCGCCGCGCCGACCGCGCCCACCAGGTAA
- a CDS encoding cytochrome c maturation protein CcmE: MARKKNTSIYVAALFLFLGGVGYLVYSGFSENSVYFLNVAEAKAATPDKLTAARLFGTVASRGIEKHRGGPGVTFSLEDKDNASQTIVVNYSGAVPDTFKAGAEVIVEGGMGPGGHFAAKTLMTKCPSKYQKENRTS, encoded by the coding sequence ATGGCCCGCAAAAAAAATACTTCCATCTATGTGGCGGCGCTGTTCCTTTTCCTGGGCGGCGTAGGCTATCTGGTTTATTCCGGCTTTTCGGAAAACAGCGTTTACTTCCTGAACGTGGCCGAAGCCAAGGCCGCCACGCCGGACAAGCTGACCGCGGCCCGGCTGTTCGGCACTGTGGCAAGCCGGGGCATTGAAAAGCACCGGGGCGGACCGGGCGTCACCTTCAGCCTGGAAGACAAGGACAACGCCAGCCAGACCATCGTGGTCAACTACAGCGGCGCTGTGCCCGACACGTTCAAGGCCGGGGCGGAAGTCATCGTGGAAGGCGGCATGGGGCCGGGTGGGCACTTTGCGGCCAAGACCCTGATGACCAAGTGTCCTTCCAAGTACCAGAAGGAAAACCGTACAAGCTAG
- a CDS encoding heme lyase CcmF/NrfE family subunit, which translates to MYVFAYAMQLLALLCALGGGGMALLQLWQGRADSLRLIEKAHWVVTGGLLLASALLLHALYWHDFSLQYVASYTDLILPVFYRLTAFWAGQPGSMLFWALAVSLSGSIFACTRACRNLSPATKLWYWTFFYVIMAFFTLILTNWSNPFLMQTPAPADGNGLNPLLQNPGMIFHPPLLFLGYGGFTVPACLALAQALSRRGRCEGPWFRLTRPFIILAWLFLTAGIVLGAWWAYMELGWGGYWAWDPVENASLIPWLIGTAALHTLIVEERRGKLGRVNVALMALTTVSAFFATYLVRSGVIDSVHAFGDGSVGTPLTVFVLAGLAVTFWVACTAPREGKPLAGLDSREGFLTLVAWVLLALAVIILVATMWPVISKLWTTAPRGLDANFYNRVCLPLGALLLVMMAACPWLGWNGGMRGKGRFFAVLGAFVAGGIVIWALGYRQPTALLGSSAAIAVSLGVVLLLTDSAVRRQPASLGALGAHLGMALAALGIAFSGPYTQDKEMFLAPGQTEQVGGYTATLLEIKDGRQPGYDFIAARLQISKDGRNLGIVAPERRMYDKFGSMQFSEVDVIPGLGNEVYASLLGLDEDMRVLVKVSVEPLVNWIWIGGTLMCLVPLLGLRRRTSPAREPDDEDGPDDGKA; encoded by the coding sequence ATGTACGTTTTCGCCTACGCCATGCAACTTCTGGCCCTGCTCTGCGCCTTGGGCGGCGGCGGCATGGCTCTGCTCCAGCTTTGGCAGGGACGCGCAGACAGCCTGCGCCTGATCGAAAAAGCCCACTGGGTCGTCACCGGCGGCTTGCTGCTGGCCTCGGCCCTGCTGCTGCACGCCCTCTACTGGCACGACTTCAGCCTGCAATACGTTGCCAGCTATACGGATCTGATCCTGCCGGTCTTCTACCGCCTGACCGCCTTCTGGGCCGGGCAGCCCGGTTCCATGCTCTTCTGGGCCCTGGCCGTGAGCCTGAGCGGCAGCATCTTCGCCTGCACCCGCGCCTGTCGAAATCTGAGTCCCGCCACCAAGCTCTGGTACTGGACCTTCTTTTACGTGATCATGGCCTTTTTCACCCTGATCCTGACCAACTGGAGCAACCCCTTTCTCATGCAGACCCCGGCCCCGGCCGACGGCAACGGCCTGAACCCCCTGCTCCAGAATCCGGGCATGATCTTCCATCCGCCGCTGCTTTTCCTGGGCTACGGCGGCTTTACCGTGCCCGCCTGCCTGGCCCTGGCCCAGGCCCTTTCCCGCAGGGGACGGTGCGAGGGGCCCTGGTTCCGCCTGACGCGGCCTTTCATCATCCTGGCCTGGCTTTTCCTCACCGCGGGTATCGTGCTGGGCGCGTGGTGGGCCTACATGGAACTGGGCTGGGGCGGCTACTGGGCCTGGGACCCGGTGGAAAACGCCTCCCTGATCCCCTGGCTCATCGGCACCGCCGCCCTGCACACCCTGATTGTGGAGGAACGCCGGGGCAAGCTCGGCCGGGTCAATGTGGCCCTGATGGCCCTGACCACGGTATCGGCCTTTTTCGCCACCTACCTGGTGCGCAGCGGGGTTATTGATTCGGTGCACGCCTTCGGCGACGGCAGCGTGGGCACGCCGTTGACCGTTTTTGTGCTGGCCGGCCTGGCGGTCACCTTCTGGGTGGCCTGCACGGCCCCGCGCGAAGGCAAGCCCCTGGCCGGGCTGGACAGCCGCGAAGGCTTTCTGACCCTGGTGGCCTGGGTGCTGCTGGCCCTGGCCGTGATCATCCTGGTCGCCACCATGTGGCCGGTGATCAGCAAGCTCTGGACCACCGCCCCGCGCGGCCTGGACGCCAATTTCTACAACCGGGTCTGCCTGCCTCTGGGCGCGCTGCTGCTGGTCATGATGGCGGCCTGTCCCTGGCTCGGCTGGAACGGCGGCATGCGCGGCAAGGGCCGTTTCTTCGCGGTGCTGGGGGCGTTTGTCGCCGGCGGCATTGTGATCTGGGCGCTGGGCTATCGCCAGCCCACGGCCCTGCTCGGCTCGTCCGCGGCCATTGCCGTCAGCCTCGGCGTGGTCCTGCTGCTCACGGACAGCGCCGTCCGCCGCCAGCCAGCCAGCCTGGGGGCTCTGGGCGCGCACCTGGGCATGGCCCTGGCCGCTCTGGGCATCGCTTTTTCCGGCCCCTACACGCAGGACAAGGAAATGTTCCTGGCTCCGGGCCAGACCGAACAGGTCGGCGGCTACACCGCCACCCTGCTGGAAATCAAGGACGGCCGCCAGCCCGGCTACGACTTTATCGCGGCCCGGCTCCAGATCAGCAAAGACGGCAGGAATCTGGGCATTGTCGCGCCGGAACGCCGCATGTACGACAAGTTCGGCAGCATGCAGTTTTCCGAGGTGGATGTGATTCCGGGTCTGGGCAATGAAGTCTACGCCTCCCTGCTGGGCCTGGACGAGGACATGCGCGTGCTGGTCAAGGTCAGCGTGGAGCCTCTGGTCAACTGGATCTGGATCGGCGGCACCCTGATGTGTCTCGTGCCCCTGCTGGGCCTGCGCCGCCGCACTTCCCCGGCCAGGGAACCCGACGACGAGGACGGTCCGGATGACGGCAAGGCCTGA
- the ccmA gene encoding heme ABC exporter ATP-binding protein CcmA: MLELDRVAKLYGVKVIFKEVSCAFTAGSVSLLVGGNGAGKSTLMRIMAGLSRPSAGRVRQAESGTRSGGLRLGYLGHATFLYPGLTALENLAFWRTAHGLRLSRSDLLTGLERVGLAAHAHERAGVFSRGMAQRLNLARVLMIEPDLLLLDEPGTGLDAASLALLRREVRDARQRGACVVLISHDLAGDAPLADRLLALAERKLVYDGAPSDFTGFHPAPDTAAADNTDKADRGGPACCA; this comes from the coding sequence GTGCTTGAACTCGACCGTGTCGCCAAGCTCTACGGCGTCAAAGTGATCTTCAAGGAAGTGAGCTGCGCCTTCACGGCGGGCAGCGTCTCGCTGTTGGTGGGCGGCAACGGCGCGGGCAAAAGCACCCTGATGCGGATCATGGCCGGCTTGTCGCGCCCCAGCGCGGGCCGCGTGCGGCAGGCGGAATCCGGCACGCGTTCCGGCGGCCTCCGCCTGGGCTATCTCGGGCACGCCACCTTTCTCTACCCCGGCCTCACGGCACTGGAGAATCTGGCTTTCTGGCGCACGGCCCACGGCCTGCGCCTGTCCCGGTCCGACTTGCTGACCGGGTTGGAGCGGGTGGGCCTGGCCGCCCACGCCCACGAGCGCGCGGGCGTTTTTTCGCGCGGCATGGCCCAGCGCCTGAACCTGGCGCGGGTGCTCATGATTGAGCCGGACCTCCTGCTGCTGGACGAGCCGGGCACCGGGCTGGACGCGGCCTCCCTGGCCCTGCTGCGCCGTGAGGTACGGGACGCCCGGCAGCGTGGGGCCTGCGTGGTGCTCATCAGCCACGATCTGGCCGGGGACGCGCCCCTGGCCGACCGCCTGCTGGCCCTGGCGGAGCGCAAACTGGTCTATGACGGCGCGCCCTCGGACTTCACGGGCTTTCATCCCGCGCCGGACACGGCTGCCGCGGACAATACGGATAAGGCGGATAGGGGAGGCCCGGCATGCTGCGCCTGA
- a CDS encoding heme exporter protein CcmB, translated as MLRLTLAVARKDLSLTLARGSGLIQALLLGLLLLFVFSLSQGIGERMSPQAAAAVFWLSSAFCQVLIFNQLYALEEANNARLGLLLCPAPIQGVWLGKAAAGLTLLLLAQVIFLPASVIFLGQELGGPPLPGLAALLLVDLGMCALGSLLGALAQGQAARESLLSIVLFPLLTPLLLAGIGVGAQTLGAASPDGPGGWLGVACAFDAVFLGAGLLLFSFIYTGDE; from the coding sequence ATGCTGCGCCTGACCCTGGCCGTGGCCCGCAAGGATCTCTCCCTGACCCTGGCCAGGGGCAGCGGTCTGATCCAGGCCCTTTTGCTGGGCCTGCTGCTGCTTTTCGTGTTCAGCCTCTCCCAGGGCATCGGCGAGCGCATGAGCCCGCAGGCCGCCGCCGCCGTGTTCTGGCTGAGTTCGGCCTTCTGCCAGGTGTTGATCTTCAACCAGCTCTACGCCCTGGAAGAGGCCAACAACGCCCGCCTGGGCCTGTTGCTCTGCCCCGCCCCCATCCAGGGCGTCTGGCTGGGCAAGGCGGCGGCGGGCCTGACCCTGCTGCTGCTGGCCCAGGTCATCTTTTTGCCCGCGTCCGTGATTTTTCTGGGCCAGGAGCTGGGCGGGCCGCCGCTGCCGGGCCTGGCGGCCCTGCTGCTGGTGGATCTGGGCATGTGCGCCCTGGGTTCCCTGCTGGGGGCTCTGGCCCAGGGGCAGGCGGCGCGCGAATCCCTGCTGAGCATCGTGCTTTTTCCGCTGCTCACGCCCCTGCTGCTGGCCGGTATCGGCGTGGGTGCGCAGACGCTGGGGGCCGCCTCCCCGGACGGGCCCGGCGGCTGGCTGGGCGTGGCCTGCGCCTTTGACGCGGTCTTTCTGGGGGCCGGTCTGTTGCTGTTCAGCTTCATCTACACGGGGGACGAATAA
- a CDS encoding cytochrome c biogenesis protein has product MPQLLALLGGLAFACCQWLIYVYAPEEATLGLIQKIFYIHLPLAWWALISFFTVFLGSIAYLLRRAPGADRLCAAAAEVGVLLSGLALVTGMLWARKSWGVWWTWDPRLTTTLIMWFVYAGYLVLRGLDLPPQRKSLVCAVVGVVAFLDVPLVFISARIWRSIHPAVFAAKGGGLEPEMKMTVIACVLSFGLLWAGLVWLRKCQLDLRARLDALAANADNPAA; this is encoded by the coding sequence ATGCCGCAACTCCTGGCCCTGCTGGGCGGACTGGCCTTTGCCTGCTGCCAGTGGCTGATCTATGTCTATGCCCCGGAAGAGGCCACTCTGGGTCTGATCCAGAAAATCTTCTACATCCACCTGCCCCTGGCCTGGTGGGCGCTGATCAGCTTTTTCACGGTCTTTCTGGGTTCCATCGCCTATCTGTTGCGCCGCGCGCCCGGCGCGGACAGACTCTGCGCCGCCGCCGCCGAGGTGGGCGTGCTGCTCAGCGGCCTGGCCCTGGTCACCGGCATGCTCTGGGCGCGCAAGTCCTGGGGCGTCTGGTGGACCTGGGACCCGCGCCTGACCACCACCCTGATCATGTGGTTCGTCTATGCGGGCTATCTGGTGCTGCGCGGCCTGGATCTGCCGCCGCAGCGCAAGAGCCTGGTCTGCGCCGTGGTGGGCGTGGTGGCCTTTCTGGACGTGCCTCTGGTCTTCATTTCGGCCCGGATCTGGCGCTCGATCCATCCGGCGGTTTTCGCGGCCAAGGGCGGCGGCCTGGAGCCGGAAATGAAGATGACGGTCATTGCCTGCGTGCTTTCTTTCGGTCTGCTCTGGGCCGGGCTGGTCTGGCTGCGCAAATGCCAGCTCGATTTACGCGCCCGCCTCGACGCATTGGCCGCCAATGCCGACAACCCGGCGGCGTAA
- a CDS encoding CcmD family protein — translation MDTLTWIVIANAAVWIGLGAYLAFLAAQQRALAARLSQWEMLNHD, via the coding sequence ATGGATACCCTCACCTGGATCGTCATCGCCAATGCCGCCGTCTGGATCGGCCTCGGCGCGTATCTGGCCTTTCTGGCCGCGCAGCAGCGCGCTCTGGCGGCCCGCCTGAGCCAATGGGAGATGCTCAACCATGACTGA